GGGGTGGTTGCAACAACGCCTGCGGTGTTGACGTGATCGCCAATTCCCCAGCCGGTTGACCAGGTGCAAGTGAGCGTTCGGCTTGCACCCGGTGCCAGCGTAAAGGTCGGGAGCGTGCAGTATTCGCCGATCTGAGGGTCAGTCACCTGCACGTTTGTCAGGGTACTGAGCCCGGTATTGGTCACGACGAATCGGTACGAAACGCCAGCGCCAGACGCAACAGTCGCGAATTCACCGGCGGCGTCAAAACTGCCGTCCGCCTTCGCATCAGCGTCAAGCCACCGACCGTTTGCGTTCACTTGCTTGAGCAGCGTGATCGATGGCTCAGCGGTTTCGAGTGACACGGATGCGCAATGGTCCTGCGTGTCTTCGTCACAGGTGCCTGCTGGGCTATCCACGTCGGGCACGCTGTTCGCAGTAATAGCTGCCTTATTGGTGATAAGGCCAACCTTGGTCACGAGCGCCCTGAAGGTAAAGGTGAACGATTCGCCCGCCTGAACGGTACCAACGTCCCACCGTCCGGTAGCTTCATCGACGCTACCAATGGTGACGCGCGACGAACCCGGCACAATGCTGAGCCCGTCAGGCACCTGGTCCTCAACCACTACGTCACGCCCTGGAGCAACTGCGGTCGTTGGATTCTTGGTGGTGCGGTCAAGGTACGAGACCTCTCCCGTATCGGGATCAACGGTTGGGATGGCGTCGTGGGCAACGGTGATTGAGTAGGTTACTTCTTCACCAGGCGCGGCCGAGATCGGCGACACCGTTTTCAGAAGCGACAGGTCACTCTGGGCGACCACAATGCCAACTTTTGGGGGCTCACTCGTCAGCAGCTTCAGCCCGTCGTCGGCACGAGTCGCCGAATAGGCTACCGAGTTCCAGGCAATCTCACCCCGCGTAGGAGTCTTGGCGGGTGAGGTCATCGACCACGACACAATCGCGCGATCTCCCATCGAAATGGGGCCTGCCGGCTTGAGCTTGATCGCGGTCACCGTCGAAGGGTTTGCCGGGAGTGTTGCACTCCAGTCGCTATTGCAACCGACCGGCCAAGTTGCCGATCCGTCGCCCACCTCCGGTCGGCAAGGATTCGTAGCAGTGCTGTACTGCACCGTCCAACCAGCTGGAACGGATACCGCTCCCGCGAGTTCCGGCCCCCACTGGCTGTTTCTGTCGATCGACTGTTGACTATTGGAAACACCCGTATCGCCGATACGTGGGAAAACGTCATAGAAGACGGCGTCATTTGCGGCCACTGAACCACCGTTGGTGATCGTCATCCGATAATCGATGGCACCAGGCTGACCAGGATCAGCAACGCCAACACCGGGGAAGCCAACAAACGAGCTATCGAGATTCCCCTTAACTTCTTTCACCGCGTTGAGCAGCGGAGAGGCCTGAAGCCCAGAAGTCATTCGAGTTCCGGCAGAACAGATCGACTCGTTGTCAACCCGGCCGTTGCCGTTCCAATCGTCGCTATCGTCAGTGAGCGGAACCGTCAGCTCTCGCTGGTTGAAGACACAACTGTCAAACGAAGCGTCATTTGCGGCAGAAATCCGCACGATGTTTTCGGTATCGCCGAGGTTCGGAAAGCTCGCTCCGTTTGCCGGAACAATTTTCGCGACAACGGGCGCACGGTTGGAGAGCACCGTCGAATCTTTGCCGGCAGCATACAGCGGAACACCCTTGGCAACCGTCAACCGAAACAGCGTACGGCCGGTGCCGTTGTAGTTATCAATGAACTCGTAGCTGTAGTCGTTTGGGCCATATTTTGTGGCCGTGTTGCTCGAACCGGGCATGACGCTTGCGACCCTAAGCTGATTTGCGGTGATACCTGCGGGAAAGAGATCAGCGACGACAACTCCGCCTGTCCAGGGCTTGGAAAGATCATCCATGTACATGATGTCCGCGCCGATTGACAGCTGACCAGACAACGCAAATTTATTGGTCTGCGCGATCAGTCCAGACTGCGCACGAACAACTGCACTCTGCGATGAGGTGATCGCACTTCCGTCAAGATAAACGAGGGAGAAGTCAGCGGTATTCATTGCGGTTTCGTCAGCAACCCGGTCACTTGGCAAGTACCCGTTCAGCGTGAGGTCCACAAAGCTGAAGGAGTTCATGGATTCAAGGGTCACGTTGTCAACGACGAGCTCCGCGAGTATGTCATCAGCCTGGATTGCCCAGTCATAGGTTGAGACTTTTTTGAACGTTTTACGCTCGCCGTCAGTATTCAGATAGTAAATCTGACCGTCGGCAAGTGCCGTGAGTGCCGCAGCGGATGTCACCTGCAATGAGGTCACACGCACCGCGGGATCCGAACAAATTGTTCCAGGAGCGTTCGAGTTGTACTGGTTCTGCCCGAATTCGTTCAGCGTGGTGTTCGTGGCACACGGCATCGGGTCTCGCAGGCTCCAGCTTGCAGAAAGCGATGACGTATTCTGCGTTCGAAGCCGCCAGCTCATTGGCGTGTCGTTGCTCTGGGCCTGACCGATCGCCACTGGCGCCGGAATATCCGAATCACATGAGCCGGCAACGTTTATGCGACCAGCGCCGGTTGACTTACAGAACGCTCCGACTGGAGTAAAGGCGCCAAACGTATGGTTCACTGCCGATTCCCGAACCTGCGGTTGCGTCTCGCCAAGGAAGTTGCCTTCGACGCGTGCCGTATTTACAACGGATTTGCCGGTACCAAAACTTCCGGAGGGATAGCGCAGCTCAACCCAGTACTGCTCGTCCGTACAGTGCTTGGCGGTGTTAAGCTCACCAATTTCCCACGTCACGCGGTCGGTCCCGTTGTAGAGACCGTTTCCTGAGGCAGCCACAAACTCAGCGCCAGGAGGAAGCAGGTCGGTGAGTTTTGCATTAACAAGCTGCAATCGTCCAAGCTCATCAGCAGAGTTGTCACACACCCGAATGTTGTACCGAAGCGGAAGGTCATTGGGAAGCGCGGAGCCGTTTGGCACGTTGCCGGGGTTGTCCTTTTTGACGCCAAGCACGCCAACGGCTGTCAGGGTCACCTCTGCAGATGCGCTCACGGCTTCGGCGTTGGATCCTGTGATGGTTGCGTTCAGTTCCGCAACGGTGTTATTCGGGGTGACATAGTTCAGTGATCTTGTCGAGAACTCAACTGCGGTTGTGTTACCGGCTGGCACACCCTTGATCATTGTCACCACGAGCTCGTTGTTCACGAACTGCCAGGAAGCGACATTTGGATGCTTCACCGATTCAAAGTGTTCAGCGGATTGGCTGAGACTCGCTGGCCAGGGAATTCGGATGACGCCGTCATCGCAGGTTGGTGCCGCAACCGCGGAACACGAAACCTGTAAACGGAAGGTGTGCTTATTTCCTGACGCTTGCGGACTCGGCGATTGCCGTGTCAGTTGCAGCTGCCACGAGGCCTCCGCTACCGGTTCCGCGGCCGCGGGAGTCACTGCAACGCTCATGCCAAGCAACAGGCTGAGCGACACACCAAGTATTGCCCGAATTGGACGTCGGCGATTATTCATTTCTATGGATCCACCCCTAATAGACCTTGGGCAAAAAATACCCGTGAATGGTTAACCATACGGAGATAAATACGCACACAATTTATTTGTCAGACAGGACAAATGCCGCAAAAACCCTGCCATCTCGGTGGAATGTCTATGAACCATTCGGAACATTGAGAGTTATTGCATGTTGTCGCAACACAAAAAGCATTACAGAGTCTCAGAGGCTTCACAGGAATCGCACTTTGCGTACGGTAGAGTATTTATCCTCATTCAATTAAACGGCGCTTTTGCCGCGCCCCGGCGAGTGATCTCGCCCCATTCAGGTGATGTCGTCCCAGCCACGAACACATGCCGCCTGCATGGTAACGGAGGAGCAGACGCGGGCCGAGAACCCGCCTACTCATCGAGCCAACGATGAACCATGACGCACGACGGGGCGCCACACCTCAACAGTGTGACGCCCCTCTCCGCGTATGACCTACTCAGCTGCCGGGCGTGAACACGAGCGGACTGAGTCGAATCCTGGCAGCGAAGCGTTTACTCGACGCGACGCCCGAGCTTCCCTCGGTAACCGCGCAGAACGAAGAACCCGCCAATCAGCAGCCCAAGACCGCCAACGAGGGCAAGGACTCCCTGCCCCAACGAACCGGTCATTGCGAGTCCGGCCGGTTTGGTTCCGGGTGTCACGCCAGAACCAGGCTCTCCACCCGCCGGTGGTGCAAGTGACTCCGACACAACGGCAAGCGCGTTATCTTCGCCAGTCACCGTCTCACCGTTGACATCGGTAGCCGATGCCGCGACCTCGTTGAGGAGGTCCTCGTCCGTCACAAGGTTGGTAAGCACAACGACGTTGCTTTCGCCCGCGTTCATCTCACCAATCTGAATCGTTTTGTCAAGCTTCTCATCGGCAACCGTCACATCCGACAGGGGCAGGTTTCCGGTGTTTGTGGTCACGATACGCCAGTACGTCGCATCGCCCTTTGCTACCTCGGTGCTATCGAGCCACGGACCCTCTGGCCCTGTCGAAACTTGCTTGGTCACCGTGAGATCCGACTGAGCCCCAAAGTACCACGATGATGCGGCCGCAAGAAGGTCGCCCTCGCCTGCAGGATGTGCAGCCGCGGCCGTCACGGTGTTGTGGTACTGCCCGGTTATTGCCGTTCCTGGCGCAGAAAGGGTCACGGCCGCTCCTGGCGCAAGATGAGCAACTGTCTTGCTGAAGACGGTTTTGCCATCGCTATCAACATCCGACACCAGGATGTCGGTCAGCGGAAGGGTTCCGGTGTTGCTGACCGTATATTCCCAAGTCACAGCGCTTCCTGGCACAAGGAAGTCTCCAGGCGCCGAGGGAACCGTTTTTCCGTTGGTTGTCTTTGCCACGGTCAGCCCAGCCGCTCCGGCCAAATACCACGATTCGTCTGACTGCTGCTCCGGCTGAACGCCCAAGGGAGCGCCAGCGAAGTCAGAGGCTACTGCATGTGCAACGGCGGTGTTGTGGTACTGACCAGCGCTCGCAACATCGTTTGCTGTAAAGGTGCGTGACTGTCCTGGCAGCAACGGACCCGTGGCCGATGTGGTCGGCCGCAAGGTGCCCGTCGTTCCGTCGCCAGCGGTGTAGCTGTCCGTCACTGCAAGATCACGCAACGGAGTGTCACCCGTGTTCGTGATTTCGTATGTCCACTCAACATCGGAGCCAACCGCGACGGTCGCGCCAGGAGCCTCGGTGTAGGCGATTCCGTTGGTCCGTTTCGTCAGGGTGTAGGCGGGATGCCCGTCACCGATCGCGACCGCGGTGTTTGAGAGGAACGACCGAGGAGTGCCGCCGTAGATTCCGTCGAGCGTGAACGCGTTTGCCGCCCGCTCGTTAAACACGAGACCGTCATCCGCAGTCGTTGGCATCACGAGCGTCATGGATTGCCCGGCTGCGAGGGTTGGGATAGTCACCCGAACCGCCGTCGCGCCGACCGGGTTACTCGTCCAGGTTCCCGACGTTGCGTTGACCGCGTCCGTCGAGTACTCGGCAACCGCACCGGCGGGGAGTCCAGTGATTGGGCCAGAGCCAATCACCGAAAAGTTGCTCAGACGCTGGTCTTTTGGAGTTGGCAGGCGGTCAAAGGCAACCACGTCCGTCATATCGTTTGGCAGTGTGTTTGCAATAAACAGCTCCCAATCAACCGCGCCCTTTGACGTTGCGGCCGCGGTAATGCCCCATTCCGGCTGCTGATCGGTACGGACCTGTTTGGAGAGCAGGATGCCTCCGGCAGAGGTCACCGTGAGCGGCGCACTGCTCGTCGCAATCTGCGGAATTGTGGAGCCGAAGTACGCATCGGGAGCAAAGTATCCAGACCAGAAAGCCATCGGCATTCCGGAATACGTTGGCGACTCATCACGAAGCCACGAGCTCACACTCGCCGCAACGCCACCGCTTGTCAGGGCTTGCGGCATGGTGACTGTCGGAATCGAGTACCAGTAGCCATCGGCCTCAACCGCACGCTCCTTTGCCGTGCCTGCGGCATACACCGACTCGACGCTGTCAAACGTCAGTACAACGACCTGGTGAGTCCCCTGCGCGTCGGTCACCGTTTCAGTTGTGACCGTCGCACCGTCGCCGATGGCAGGAACAGGAAGGCCGCTGACCGAACTGGCCGAAAGCGCCGATACCCCAACCGAAGGGTCGTACGAGACGCCAACGGGGAGCACCACTCGAGCAACGGCACCTGGATAGGCAACACCGGCAGGGTTCACATTTGTCACGCCAACTTGGTAGTCGGTAGCCGCGCCAACCGTAATCGTGGTCGGAGCCTTCACCGTCGTGATCATGTTTACCCGGTCACGAAGCGTGAGCGTCAGCGGGTTGGAGGTACCGGCGACCGTCTCGCCGTCGGTGGTCACTCCGTCTGCCTTGGCAGTATTCACAATCGTTGTTGCCGAAAGGCTCGGATCTGACAGCGAGGCAAACGAGCTCATGTAGGCGGGCGTCACGCGGATCTCGGAGCCGCCAGGCATCCCCGCGGTTGCCGAAGCGTCCACAATGAAGCGCCAGCCGGTCATCCACTGTCCCGTTGGGATGACAACCTCACCAATAGGGCCACCGTCGATGAAGCCGCGTGAGCCATCGTTTGCGACGGAAATCGAGAACGTCGTCCTACCGGTCCGCATGGCAGGAATTGAGTAGTCCTGCCAGGTCTCGTTGGTGTTGGTGATGTATTGCAGCTTGACCGGTGCGTTGAGCGCTACAAGGGCAGGGCTGAACTGCGTGGTCAGGCGGAACAGCGACGCGTGGTCAAAGAACTCGGCGTTCTGTGCCGATTGTTGGGCCGAATCCTCAACAACCATGCGGTCGAGTCTGGCTTTCTCTATGCCTTCGGTGTACCCGGCCTTCACGAGGTAGGTGCTGAGGTACGATCCCGAATCGACCGGAGCGGAGTGCGCGCCGTTTGAGGGAATCGACTTCTCAACGGTAATCCCTTTGCCACCGAGAAGGTCGTTAAAGGCAGGCCCCTGTGCTGAGGCTGTCCCTCCCTGGTATACCTTGCCAACGCGGTCGGTGACCTCAAGGCTGACGGTATTTTGTGGCGGGGTGGTTCCATCGGCAAACTCGGATGCTGGGTAATACACCTGCAACCAGATTTGGGTATTTCCGGCGTCAAGATCGGCCGATCGCGGGCCGTATGCTGCGTTTCGTGTCCACACGGCAGTGGTCGTGCCATCACCATTCTCCGTGAGCTTCCAACTGCCAAGGGCCGTCGACTGGCCGGTGACCGTCGATCCAGCTGGCAGGGTGTCGGTGAGCGTCTGCGACCAGCTTGTTGCCGTAATTGTGGTAGCGCTCCAGTCAACGGTTCGCACGTTGAACGTATAGGTGACGGTGCGGTTATCGCTGCCGGCAAGCGTGGAGGCCTGCTTCTTTGGCAGGTAGTTCACCACGGCGTTTACCTCGGTTGATACCGAGTTGCGCTGTTGCGAATCGGCACCGTAAATCTCAGCGGTCAGCACGTCTCCCGGTGACTTCTGTTGGTTATCAACCTGCAGTACTGAGAAGGTGAACTGCACAAGAGGATTGGTCAGACCGCTCATCTCGAACGTGACGGTACGGGTGGTTTCATCCCAGGAAGCAGATGTGACGGGCGAGCCGGCGCCGGTTGGCACCTGATCAAACGCGATGCCTTCCGGCAGGACGACGCTTGCCGTTGCCTGAGCAATCGGATCCGAGGGCGAGGCCGCAGAAGATGCGGTAACGGTATAGGTAAATGGCGCGT
The DNA window shown above is from Lysinibacter cavernae and carries:
- a CDS encoding DUF11 domain-containing protein, which codes for MNNRRRPIRAILGVSLSLLLGMSVAVTPAAAEPVAEASWQLQLTRQSPSPQASGNKHTFRLQVSCSAVAAPTCDDGVIRIPWPASLSQSAEHFESVKHPNVASWQFVNNELVVTMIKGVPAGNTTAVEFSTRSLNYVTPNNTVAELNATITGSNAEAVSASAEVTLTAVGVLGVKKDNPGNVPNGSALPNDLPLRYNIRVCDNSADELGRLQLVNAKLTDLLPPGAEFVAASGNGLYNGTDRVTWEIGELNTAKHCTDEQYWVELRYPSGSFGTGKSVVNTARVEGNFLGETQPQVRESAVNHTFGAFTPVGAFCKSTGAGRINVAGSCDSDIPAPVAIGQAQSNDTPMSWRLRTQNTSSLSASWSLRDPMPCATNTTLNEFGQNQYNSNAPGTICSDPAVRVTSLQVTSAAALTALADGQIYYLNTDGERKTFKKVSTYDWAIQADDILAELVVDNVTLESMNSFSFVDLTLNGYLPSDRVADETAMNTADFSLVYLDGSAITSSQSAVVRAQSGLIAQTNKFALSGQLSIGADIMYMDDLSKPWTGGVVVADLFPAGITANQLRVASVMPGSSNTATKYGPNDYSYEFIDNYNGTGRTLFRLTVAKGVPLYAAGKDSTVLSNRAPVVAKIVPANGASFPNLGDTENIVRISAANDASFDSCVFNQRELTVPLTDDSDDWNGNGRVDNESICSAGTRMTSGLQASPLLNAVKEVKGNLDSSFVGFPGVGVADPGQPGAIDYRMTITNGGSVAANDAVFYDVFPRIGDTGVSNSQQSIDRNSQWGPELAGAVSVPAGWTVQYSTATNPCRPEVGDGSATWPVGCNSDWSATLPANPSTVTAIKLKPAGPISMGDRAIVSWSMTSPAKTPTRGEIAWNSVAYSATRADDGLKLLTSEPPKVGIVVAQSDLSLLKTVSPISAAPGEEVTYSITVAHDAIPTVDPDTGEVSYLDRTTKNPTTAVAPGRDVVVEDQVPDGLSIVPGSSRVTIGSVDEATGRWDVGTVQAGESFTFTFRALVTKVGLITNKAAITANSVPDVDSPAGTCDEDTQDHCASVSLETAEPSITLLKQVNANGRWLDADAKADGSFDAAGEFATVASGAGVSYRFVVTNTGLSTLTNVQVTDPQIGEYCTLPTFTLAPGASRTLTCTWSTGWGIGDHVNTAGVVATTPSGATLTDSNTAQVRVPQPKLGLLKTTNGADASLPGDADVPTLTEFENVTWTYLITNEGQEPVRNVTLGDDVELDAVFACTLGSTGRAFTLGASGGTIPVGDSVTCTTSADAVSTENAAMYPDGVYKNTGRVTGQGTISRAGASSIDPSHYLGRALAPSIEVEKRTNGELATAAADAVLIGLGEDVTWTYVVTNTGDTPLVDLRLLDDVEGAVTCPVTSLLPGASTTCTLEATDGAVRDDYENTATVSGQPADDAGDPISGESRVDDQDVSHYFGAESEISLSKFTQEQAVSDPTSSGPFVENGVDVTWTYVVTNSGNTTLQNIAVSDDMEGAIVCPNTELAPLASMTCELTGTALPGQYRNTGSVSADGPEKSVSDDDPSAYFGSVPAIDLVKKVNGNAVTTLDDPEWILTGESATFEYTVTNIGNVALNGISLADDIEGAVNCPATSLGIGESMDCTLDAVAVAGPYVNVATATGAGPDTVTSGGSIVAGKTVQADDSAHYEAVTPELSVVKRTNGADANDLGDTDVPAIQRGSDVTWTFTVKNEGDSVLIGLRVSDDLEGLAVCPTTELKPGESTECTITGSADTLGDYVNLGSVSAQPADNDGNAIQLDAVTDEDPSRYYGAEPVVSLEKSVSPAVGVVAGDTVTYSFEVLNDGNTVLDKVRVEDPLPGLGDIVCNANGVELDPANISLAPGERVQCSAPYTITQEDALGDALINSAVAHAESVVGDVNSTIAEVILDIERPEIAVEKRTNGKLATEAFAADTPLLNDGDDVTWTYAVTNTGNVTLVGIVVEDNIEGVVSCPIDYLEPGESVTCEKQGTATVGAYENTATVTGASPTGNDATPASDSSRYMGTALPLPLAVTGGQLTSVLLLALGLLLAGGMLRRQRNERTLMGSATPR
- a CDS encoding DUF7507 domain-containing protein — translated: MKTRFISLRRRAQHLRILAVALVATLLAGVFGLAVPAVATAAEPNIELAISAPTTVQLYAPFTYTVTASSAASPSDPIAQATASVVLPEGIAFDQVPTGAGSPVTSASWDETTRTVTFEMSGLTNPLVQFTFSVLQVDNQQKSPGDVLTAEIYGADSQQRNSVSTEVNAVVNYLPKKQASTLAGSDNRTVTYTFNVRTVDWSATTITATSWSQTLTDTLPAGSTVTGQSTALGSWKLTENGDGTTTAVWTRNAAYGPRSADLDAGNTQIWLQVYYPASEFADGTTPPQNTVSLEVTDRVGKVYQGGTASAQGPAFNDLLGGKGITVEKSIPSNGAHSAPVDSGSYLSTYLVKAGYTEGIEKARLDRMVVEDSAQQSAQNAEFFDHASLFRLTTQFSPALVALNAPVKLQYITNTNETWQDYSIPAMRTGRTTFSISVANDGSRGFIDGGPIGEVVIPTGQWMTGWRFIVDASATAGMPGGSEIRVTPAYMSSFASLSDPSLSATTIVNTAKADGVTTDGETVAGTSNPLTLTLRDRVNMITTVKAPTTITVGAATDYQVGVTNVNPAGVAYPGAVARVVLPVGVSYDPSVGVSALSASSVSGLPVPAIGDGATVTTETVTDAQGTHQVVVLTFDSVESVYAAGTAKERAVEADGYWYSIPTVTMPQALTSGGVAASVSSWLRDESPTYSGMPMAFWSGYFAPDAYFGSTIPQIATSSAPLTVTSAGGILLSKQVRTDQQPEWGITAAATSKGAVDWELFIANTLPNDMTDVVAFDRLPTPKDQRLSNFSVIGSGPITGLPAGAVAEYSTDAVNATSGTWTSNPVGATAVRVTIPTLAAGQSMTLVMPTTADDGLVFNERAANAFTLDGIYGGTPRSFLSNTAVAIGDGHPAYTLTKRTNGIAYTEAPGATVAVGSDVEWTYEITNTGDTPLRDLAVTDSYTAGDGTTGTLRPTTSATGPLLPGQSRTFTANDVASAGQYHNTAVAHAVASDFAGAPLGVQPEQQSDESWYLAGAAGLTVAKTTNGKTVPSAPGDFLVPGSAVTWEYTVSNTGTLPLTDILVSDVDSDGKTVFSKTVAHLAPGAAVTLSAPGTAITGQYHNTVTAAAAHPAGEGDLLAAASSWYFGAQSDLTVTKQVSTGPEGPWLDSTEVAKGDATYWRIVTTNTGNLPLSDVTVADEKLDKTIQIGEMNAGESNVVVLTNLVTDEDLLNEVAASATDVNGETVTGEDNALAVVSESLAPPAGGEPGSGVTPGTKPAGLAMTGSLGQGVLALVGGLGLLIGGFFVLRGYRGKLGRRVE